From a region of the Terriglobales bacterium genome:
- a CDS encoding sodium:solute symporter, producing MGLNALDLTIIAAYLVGITLFGLKFRKKDRSLKDYFLADRNIPWWAISLSIVAAETSTLTIISIPGVAYRGDLTFLQVVMGYVVGRVIISVLLIPHYFRGELFTAYQLMERRFGGRLRSLTASLFLITRAAAEGVRIFAVAIVVRITLGGLLGGFDDFTRDVIAIGIVTLLTLIYTFEGGMTAVIWTDVVQMFIYVGGTIVGFVTLLHLVPGGWGTVTTLAGAGNKFRIFDFSPDFFKVYTFWAGVIGGAFLTTASHGTDQLIVQRLLAARTERQSKVALISSGFAVLMQFTFFLLVGILLFAYYNTAASGQKFASFDEIFPTFIVQHMPHGISGILIAAILAAAMSNLSAALNSLSSSSIVDFYVRRHPETSEAKRMKLSRVSTVIWALILFALAIMSRNIKVVVEVGLAIASVAYGALLGVFLLGVLTKRANERGAMVGLFVGFMLNLYIWQFTTIPFTWYVMIGSVVTFTVGLVVSLFTGEDRKDAQAGA from the coding sequence ATGGGCTTAAATGCGCTTGATCTCACTATCATTGCCGCCTATCTAGTCGGCATCACGCTCTTTGGACTGAAGTTCCGCAAGAAGGATCGGTCCCTCAAGGATTACTTCCTTGCCGACCGCAATATTCCCTGGTGGGCGATCTCGTTATCTATTGTTGCCGCGGAAACCAGCACCCTCACCATCATCAGTATCCCCGGTGTCGCCTATCGCGGCGACCTCACCTTCCTGCAAGTCGTTATGGGATACGTGGTGGGCCGCGTCATTATCAGCGTGCTGCTGATTCCTCACTACTTCCGTGGCGAACTCTTCACCGCCTATCAGTTGATGGAACGCCGTTTCGGCGGCCGTCTGCGCTCCCTCACCGCCTCTTTGTTCCTGATCACCCGTGCTGCCGCGGAAGGCGTTCGCATCTTCGCCGTCGCCATCGTCGTCCGCATTACTCTCGGAGGCCTACTCGGCGGATTCGACGATTTCACTCGCGATGTCATCGCCATCGGAATCGTCACGCTGCTCACGCTTATCTACACCTTCGAAGGCGGCATGACGGCCGTCATCTGGACCGATGTCGTTCAGATGTTCATTTACGTCGGCGGCACGATCGTCGGATTCGTGACACTGTTGCACCTCGTCCCAGGTGGATGGGGAACTGTAACCACCCTCGCCGGCGCCGGAAACAAGTTCCGCATCTTCGACTTCAGTCCTGACTTCTTCAAGGTCTACACGTTCTGGGCCGGTGTGATCGGCGGCGCCTTCCTCACCACCGCCAGCCATGGCACCGATCAGCTCATCGTGCAGCGCTTGCTCGCCGCCCGTACCGAGCGCCAGTCCAAAGTCGCTCTTATTTCCAGCGGCTTCGCCGTACTGATGCAGTTCACGTTCTTCCTCCTCGTCGGAATCCTGCTCTTCGCTTACTACAACACTGCAGCGTCCGGTCAGAAGTTCGCATCCTTCGACGAGATATTCCCCACTTTCATCGTGCAGCACATGCCACATGGAATTTCCGGCATTCTCATCGCGGCGATTCTTGCCGCGGCCATGTCCAATCTAAGCGCCGCACTCAACTCCTTGTCATCGAGTTCCATCGTCGATTTCTACGTTCGCCGGCACCCGGAAACCAGTGAAGCGAAACGCATGAAGCTCTCGCGGGTATCCACCGTCATCTGGGCGCTGATCCTGTTCGCCCTCGCCATCATGTCTCGCAACATCAAGGTCGTCGTGGAAGTCGGCCTGGCCATTGCCTCTGTCGCCTACGGTGCACTGCTCGGGGTCTTTCTCCTCGGCGTTCTCACCAAGCGCGCCAACGAACGCGGAGCCATGGTCGGACTGTTCGTCGGATTCATGCTGAACCTCTACATCTGGCAATTCACCACGATTCCGTTTACCTGGTACGTGATGATCGGATCGGTGGTAACGTTCACCGTAGGTCTTGTGGTGAGTCTTTTTACGGGTGAGGATAGGAAGGATGCACAGGCCGGCGCCTGA
- a CDS encoding RNA polymerase sigma factor, with the protein MAAACDSITTTQASMMLEQLFWNHHKRVLRAAYRITGNMADAEDVVQSVFIRLASAGQDQIENAESYLYRAAINGALDVIRRRKGEMELESASELASVSPHFSPERQLNRQELQSWLRKALAGLSPVAAEMFVLRFIEEKDNGEIARIVGTSRAVVAVRLHQVRAKLKKDFQRFMRGER; encoded by the coding sequence ATGGCGGCCGCCTGCGACTCAATTACGACTACCCAAGCGTCCATGATGCTCGAGCAACTGTTCTGGAACCATCACAAACGCGTGCTGCGTGCCGCTTACCGGATCACCGGTAACATGGCCGATGCCGAAGATGTGGTGCAGTCGGTATTCATCCGGCTAGCCAGCGCAGGGCAGGACCAGATCGAAAACGCAGAGAGCTATCTGTATCGCGCAGCGATCAACGGAGCGCTGGATGTAATCCGGCGGCGCAAGGGCGAGATGGAGTTGGAATCGGCGTCGGAGTTGGCGTCGGTTTCGCCGCACTTTTCTCCGGAACGTCAACTGAATAGGCAAGAACTGCAGTCCTGGCTGAGGAAGGCATTGGCTGGGCTGAGTCCAGTGGCGGCGGAGATGTTTGTTCTCCGGTTCATTGAAGAGAAGGACAACGGTGAGATTGCCCGCATTGTAGGGACGTCGCGGGCGGTCGTTGCCGTAAGGCTGCACCAAGTCCGGGCGAAGCTGAAGAAAGACTTTCAGCGTTTCATGCGAGGCGAACGATGA
- a CDS encoding BadF/BadG/BcrA/BcrD ATPase family protein, protein MPLYLGIDGGGTKTTCAIGDDASVYAVANSSGSNIIRLGEDKARDALQSVIMEACDVAGVDPREITTACVGAAGAANPQVNAKITQIVRQLLPKADVVVVGDMVIAMEATLHSQPGVIAIAGTGSIAYGRNAQGDTARAGGWGHAISDEGSGQWIGRTAIAEVMHACDAGRETVLLERVLNTWNLGTRDDLIRHVNGTKPPSFAELFPVVQKSADDKDEVAVDVLSRAGKELAKLALIVVRRLWKPEELVRIGVAGGIFAHSSQVRRAFYNTIRRGWERTSVCFKIVDPVIGALWLARKQVPAAGAKK, encoded by the coding sequence ATGCCCCTTTATCTCGGGATTGACGGCGGAGGCACAAAAACGACTTGTGCCATCGGGGACGACGCATCTGTGTATGCGGTCGCGAACTCATCTGGCAGCAACATCATTCGGCTCGGCGAAGACAAAGCGCGTGACGCATTGCAATCGGTGATCATGGAAGCCTGCGATGTGGCGGGAGTTGACCCGCGCGAAATTACGACGGCTTGCGTCGGTGCAGCGGGAGCAGCGAACCCACAGGTCAACGCGAAGATTACGCAGATTGTCCGGCAGCTTCTGCCAAAAGCAGATGTGGTGGTAGTGGGTGACATGGTGATCGCCATGGAAGCGACGCTGCACTCGCAACCGGGAGTGATTGCGATCGCGGGGACTGGGTCAATCGCGTACGGACGCAACGCTCAGGGCGACACGGCGCGCGCAGGCGGTTGGGGTCATGCGATTTCAGACGAAGGCTCGGGACAGTGGATAGGGCGAACAGCTATTGCTGAAGTGATGCATGCGTGCGACGCAGGCCGCGAAACGGTGCTGTTGGAGCGCGTACTAAACACATGGAACCTGGGCACGCGAGATGACCTTATTCGTCATGTGAATGGGACGAAGCCACCGAGTTTCGCAGAGCTGTTCCCGGTGGTTCAGAAATCCGCCGACGACAAGGACGAGGTGGCGGTTGACGTACTTTCTCGCGCGGGAAAGGAATTGGCGAAGCTGGCTTTGATCGTGGTCCGTAGGCTTTGGAAGCCGGAAGAGCTTGTGCGGATTGGAGTGGCCGGTGGGATCTTCGCCCATTCGTCGCAGGTACGAAGAGCTTTTTACAACACGATTCGGCGTGGATGGGAGCGAACGTCGGTCTGCTTCAAGATCGTTGATCCGGTGATCGGGGCACTTTGGCTGGCACGCAAGCAGGTGCCTGCTGCCGGAGCGAAGAAATGA
- a CDS encoding ABC transporter ATP-binding protein yields the protein MAVIELNGLEVRLGGRVVLDALHGELAGRAIGLLGPNGSGKSTLINTLLGFHAPSAGTARVFEHDIRAESRKIRSLVGYMAENDSFIGNMSGIHFVRYMAELAGIPAEHALERAHEAMFYVGLGEVRYRLINTYSLGMKQLVKLAQALVHGPRLLILDEPTNGLDPVARQRMIQLIREVRDSGHTSLLISSHLLRDVDETCDEVLILKTGRVASICNLEEERRANRRFIELETVSAKEEFGVAVRQLGCECASFPGGRWKLVMPENVEIRDLYRIAAQQGVQIRRMNYRRDSLEDIFLTAMDSKLGVARVGV from the coding sequence ATGGCGGTCATTGAATTAAACGGGTTGGAAGTTCGGCTTGGGGGCCGGGTGGTTCTGGACGCGCTGCATGGTGAGCTAGCGGGACGCGCCATAGGACTGCTCGGCCCTAACGGATCTGGCAAGTCCACCCTGATCAACACCCTGCTAGGATTCCATGCGCCGTCTGCCGGGACGGCACGAGTCTTTGAGCACGATATCCGAGCCGAAAGCCGAAAGATCCGATCGCTCGTGGGCTACATGGCCGAGAACGATTCGTTCATCGGCAACATGAGCGGCATCCACTTCGTGCGATACATGGCTGAACTTGCGGGAATTCCGGCGGAGCATGCGCTGGAGCGCGCGCACGAAGCGATGTTCTACGTGGGACTCGGCGAAGTGCGATACCGGCTGATTAACACCTATTCTCTGGGCATGAAGCAACTGGTGAAACTGGCCCAGGCGCTGGTGCATGGTCCGCGACTGCTCATCCTGGATGAGCCGACGAACGGGCTGGATCCGGTGGCTCGGCAGAGAATGATCCAATTGATCCGCGAAGTACGGGACAGTGGACATACAAGCCTGCTGATTTCTTCGCACCTGCTGCGAGATGTGGACGAGACCTGCGATGAGGTACTCATCCTGAAGACCGGGCGAGTGGCTTCGATCTGCAACCTGGAAGAAGAGCGGCGGGCGAACCGGCGGTTCATTGAGTTAGAAACGGTTTCGGCGAAAGAAGAGTTCGGCGTCGCGGTTCGCCAGTTAGGCTGCGAGTGCGCATCGTTTCCGGGGGGCCGTTGGAAGCTGGTGATGCCGGAGAACGTAGAGATTCGCGATTTGTACCGGATCGCAGCGCAGCAGGGAGTACAGATACGCAGGATGAATTACCGTCGCGATTCACTCGAAGACATCTTCCTCACTGCGATGGACAGCAAATTGGGGGTGGCTCGTGTCGGTGTATAA
- a CDS encoding acyl-CoA dehydratase activase — MSINIGLDIGAVSLKLAAMGTPEDVPAIRRLTQANKEFFPAAFPANTDFSERPLVLSKYRRIQGSPIQSTFDLLRELYEHVPEETVEGIRVTGSGSQLIAKILGIYFENEFRAVAKGVRTFYPEVRTVFEMGGESSKYIRLEPTNKSRYLGITDYSSSGDCAAGTGSFIDQQATRLLYKVDEVGPVACGASCAARVAGRCSVFAKSDMIHAQQKGYTTDQILRGLCDAVARNFKSAIVKGRAVTTPVAFIGGVAQNEAVKKAMQEAFKLNDGDFLVPQFHAWMGALGAAMFESEEWRKRTFKRIHQLKQHTGKQNFACSDPLSMEKVVMLRDHVKDPPLPPAGTRVPAYLGIDIGSVSTNLVVIDQHGNLLHEIYLRTQGRPIEVVQKGLQEIEELIADRLDIRGVGTTGSGRELIGELIGADTVNDEITAHKTGSTHVCHILGMKPVDTIFEIGGQDSKFIRLDKGVVVDFTMNEACAAGTGSFLEEQAEKLGISIKGEFAQLALDSKNPARLGERCTVFMERDVTSLLLKGAEVGDLAAGLAYSVVLNYLNRVVRGRKIGDVIFFQGGTAYNDAVAAAFSQILDKKIIVPPHNGVIGAIGMALIARDKMASSSQPSKFRGYDLERVDFTTREFVCQACSNFCDIKEFKIEGNKSYWGDKCSDKFRKRARTDRIPVIEDLVEFRDKALEEVLRPPRGGKTIGIPRTMFYFDRFPFWCAYLQELGFDVVTSPQTDRKISAVGDEMAVAQPCFPVKVAHGHVQYLVDNGTDYIFLPNTVNQESPNDGSESFLCPWNQTLPFVVRSTSQMEAYADRVLAPTVHFKLGVEHVKKELGHYAKEALGISKRVSDRAVDSAYAAQKQFAQSLLWKGAEALQLLNNSDEPALILIGRPYNIYDRSVNCDIPRKLRTQYGVNVVPLDFLPLEDEDISEYNDNMYWNSGRRILAAANIARRNPNLHLVFISNFKCGPDSYIKSFVDDAAGKPGLILQFDGHANDAGFITRCEAYLDSKGFLRCPSATATAVAG; from the coding sequence ATGAGCATTAATATCGGATTAGACATAGGAGCTGTCAGTTTGAAACTGGCGGCCATGGGAACGCCTGAAGATGTGCCCGCCATTCGCCGGCTCACCCAGGCAAACAAAGAATTCTTCCCTGCTGCATTTCCCGCCAACACCGATTTCTCTGAACGGCCACTGGTGCTCTCGAAATACCGTCGCATCCAGGGGAGTCCGATTCAGTCCACCTTCGACCTCCTTCGCGAACTGTATGAGCACGTTCCCGAAGAGACCGTGGAAGGCATTCGTGTCACCGGATCCGGCAGCCAGTTGATCGCCAAAATCCTCGGCATCTATTTCGAGAACGAGTTTCGCGCCGTTGCTAAGGGTGTCCGCACGTTTTATCCCGAAGTACGGACTGTCTTCGAAATGGGAGGCGAATCGTCGAAGTACATCCGCCTCGAGCCCACCAACAAGTCGCGTTATCTCGGAATCACCGACTACTCCTCCAGTGGTGACTGCGCTGCGGGTACCGGCTCCTTCATCGATCAGCAGGCCACTCGCCTACTTTATAAGGTCGACGAAGTTGGTCCTGTCGCTTGCGGAGCCTCCTGCGCCGCTCGCGTCGCCGGTCGCTGCTCCGTCTTCGCCAAGTCTGACATGATTCACGCCCAGCAGAAGGGCTACACCACGGACCAGATCCTTCGTGGCCTCTGCGACGCCGTCGCGCGTAACTTCAAGTCCGCCATCGTGAAGGGACGTGCCGTCACCACACCCGTCGCTTTCATCGGTGGCGTTGCGCAAAACGAGGCGGTCAAGAAAGCCATGCAGGAGGCATTCAAGCTTAATGATGGCGACTTTCTCGTCCCGCAATTTCACGCTTGGATGGGTGCTCTCGGCGCCGCCATGTTCGAATCCGAGGAATGGCGCAAGCGCACTTTCAAGCGCATTCACCAACTGAAGCAGCACACGGGCAAGCAGAACTTCGCGTGCAGTGACCCGCTCTCCATGGAGAAGGTCGTCATGCTCCGCGATCACGTGAAAGATCCGCCGCTGCCGCCCGCCGGCACTAGGGTCCCTGCTTATCTGGGAATTGACATCGGCTCCGTCAGTACCAACCTGGTCGTCATCGATCAGCACGGTAATCTTCTCCACGAAATCTATCTACGCACGCAGGGACGTCCCATCGAGGTCGTTCAAAAGGGTCTTCAGGAAATCGAGGAACTCATAGCCGACCGCCTCGACATTCGCGGCGTTGGGACCACCGGCTCCGGACGTGAACTGATCGGCGAACTCATCGGTGCCGACACCGTCAACGACGAAATTACCGCCCATAAGACCGGCTCCACCCACGTCTGTCATATCCTTGGCATGAAGCCCGTCGACACCATCTTCGAAATCGGCGGACAGGATTCCAAGTTCATTCGCCTCGACAAGGGTGTAGTCGTCGACTTCACCATGAATGAAGCCTGTGCCGCCGGAACCGGATCCTTCCTCGAAGAGCAGGCAGAAAAGCTGGGCATCTCCATCAAGGGCGAATTCGCTCAGCTGGCACTTGATTCGAAGAATCCTGCCCGCCTGGGCGAACGCTGCACCGTGTTTATGGAGCGCGACGTCACCAGCCTGTTGCTCAAGGGCGCGGAAGTAGGCGATCTCGCCGCCGGGCTGGCGTATTCAGTCGTGTTGAATTACCTCAACCGGGTCGTCCGCGGAAGAAAGATCGGCGATGTCATCTTCTTCCAGGGCGGAACCGCATACAACGATGCTGTCGCCGCTGCTTTCTCTCAAATTCTTGATAAGAAGATCATCGTCCCGCCGCACAACGGCGTAATTGGCGCCATCGGCATGGCCCTTATCGCCCGCGATAAGATGGCGAGCTCGAGCCAGCCCAGCAAGTTCCGCGGTTACGACCTTGAACGCGTGGACTTCACTACCCGCGAGTTCGTCTGCCAGGCCTGCTCGAACTTCTGCGACATCAAGGAATTCAAGATCGAAGGCAACAAGAGCTACTGGGGCGACAAGTGTTCCGACAAGTTCCGTAAACGCGCCCGAACCGATCGAATCCCCGTCATCGAAGATCTGGTCGAGTTCCGCGATAAGGCCCTCGAGGAAGTACTGCGTCCGCCTCGCGGCGGCAAGACAATCGGTATCCCGCGCACCATGTTCTACTTCGACCGCTTCCCCTTCTGGTGCGCTTACTTACAGGAACTCGGATTCGACGTGGTCACGTCGCCGCAAACCGATCGCAAGATATCGGCCGTGGGCGACGAGATGGCTGTGGCACAGCCTTGTTTTCCCGTTAAGGTGGCGCACGGGCACGTTCAATATCTGGTCGACAATGGTACCGACTACATCTTCCTCCCGAACACGGTCAATCAGGAGTCGCCGAACGACGGCAGCGAATCCTTCCTCTGTCCGTGGAACCAGACGCTCCCGTTCGTAGTCCGCTCCACTTCACAGATGGAAGCTTACGCTGACCGCGTCCTTGCGCCGACGGTCCATTTCAAACTCGGCGTCGAGCACGTAAAGAAGGAACTCGGGCATTATGCGAAGGAAGCCTTGGGAATCAGCAAGCGCGTTAGCGACCGCGCGGTAGATTCTGCCTACGCAGCCCAAAAACAATTCGCCCAGTCGCTCTTGTGGAAAGGCGCCGAAGCACTGCAGCTTCTCAATAACAGCGACGAACCTGCTCTGATCCTCATTGGCCGCCCTTACAACATCTACGACCGAAGCGTGAACTGCGACATCCCCCGCAAGTTGCGGACCCAATACGGCGTCAACGTTGTACCGCTCGACTTCCTCCCGTTGGAAGATGAGGATATTTCGGAATACAACGACAACATGTATTGGAATTCCGGCCGCAGGATTCTCGCTGCCGCGAATATCGCGCGTCGCAACCCGAACCTGCATCTTGTGTTCATTTCGAACTTCAAATGCGGCCCCGATTCCTACATCAAGTCCTTCGTCGACGATGCCGCCGGTAAACCTGGCCTCATCCTGCAATTCGACGGACACGCCAACGATGCCGGGTTCATCACCCGTTGCGAAGCATATCTCGATAGCAAAGGATTCTTACGATGCCCATCCGCCACAGCCACAGCAGTCGCCGGATAA
- a CDS encoding FecR domain-containing protein: MNGTNKDRQDLDAAINAMRNDQPTDEQVNSATGRLWQKMQSAEVEAPEIIHGCEDVVRLLPAYANRALSGQRMLLVEAHLRDCVSCRRKAEGRESAQVLKWAPVESAKTSAAWPRWALAAAVVIFAVLGFYVNNAYFAVPAGARGTLQSLEGTAFLVTPNGDRVVTAGQVLNEGDVLRTASDSHAYVRLSDGSLVEVRERSELAVKARGRDTTIALDRGAVIIQAAKRDSGHLYVKTPDSRVAVTGTVFSVNAGVKGTRVFVVEGAVEVQHGGSDDLLHAGDQVATGENMANVSAASELAWSKDLSKHLELLAQFKQLEKKLEQVTLPAPRYESRLLGRMPADAVIYASLPNAGQALEDANRIFQDQIEQSAALREWFTHGDAHAAAKMNETIAKIRALSDYLGNEVVVVGFGGPESGMAIVAEVERPGLREFLQSQFKSSDGQPDMLVIDEAQLGTVPAGYRGLIALIRQNEVVFSGNHGNALAKVNAQLNSSAAGLDKTAFGQRLLEAYNRGAGFVFAADLKTLIAEKKARHVKQGRPQVAMARTGLENMRYLVLEHRELNQVPENRMVLDFAGQRYGVPSWLAAPAPMGSLEFVSRNASVAIALLAKDPQAIMTDIFSMGGNPAKQQAHLAEAESKLRLRIREDLAAHFGGDIVFALDGPVLPMPSWKLVIEVHDAARLQASLETLVGSFNQEAQQHGKPGLDLKAEDVNGQRYYTLQPRSTKAKPFYYTYSAGYMIAGPDRATVMNTLRVRATGDSLARSGEFKALLPKDENANYSVIAYQNLAPILQPLTSVVNGQQAKVLQELAADSRPSVICGWGRENQIEAITNSRFIGFDWLALTSLFSKGTTNRQTP; this comes from the coding sequence ATGAACGGGACTAATAAAGATAGGCAAGATCTGGATGCGGCGATCAACGCGATGCGGAACGATCAGCCGACTGATGAGCAAGTAAACAGCGCCACAGGCCGCCTGTGGCAGAAGATGCAGTCGGCGGAGGTTGAAGCGCCGGAGATTATCCATGGCTGCGAGGACGTGGTGCGCTTGCTTCCGGCGTACGCGAACCGAGCGCTTTCCGGGCAGCGCATGCTGCTGGTGGAAGCACATCTTCGCGATTGCGTTTCCTGCAGGCGGAAAGCCGAAGGCCGCGAGAGCGCGCAGGTGCTGAAGTGGGCTCCGGTGGAGTCTGCTAAAACGTCGGCGGCATGGCCACGCTGGGCACTGGCTGCGGCAGTAGTGATCTTCGCGGTGCTAGGTTTCTACGTCAACAACGCGTACTTCGCAGTGCCCGCAGGAGCGCGCGGCACGTTGCAGTCACTTGAAGGAACAGCATTCCTGGTGACCCCGAACGGAGATCGCGTTGTAACGGCGGGGCAGGTGCTGAATGAGGGTGACGTTCTGCGGACGGCTTCGGATTCCCACGCGTATGTGAGATTGAGCGATGGGTCGCTGGTGGAAGTCCGGGAGCGGAGCGAATTGGCGGTGAAGGCGCGTGGAAGGGACACGACGATTGCACTCGATCGTGGGGCCGTGATCATCCAAGCGGCAAAGCGAGACTCGGGACACTTGTATGTAAAGACGCCCGATTCTCGTGTAGCTGTCACCGGCACTGTGTTTTCCGTGAATGCCGGCGTGAAGGGAACCCGTGTGTTCGTGGTTGAAGGCGCCGTTGAAGTGCAACATGGTGGGAGTGACGATTTGTTGCACGCGGGTGATCAGGTCGCTACGGGCGAGAACATGGCCAATGTTTCCGCGGCTTCGGAACTCGCCTGGAGCAAGGATCTCTCGAAGCACCTGGAACTGCTGGCGCAATTTAAGCAGCTCGAGAAGAAACTCGAACAGGTAACTCTGCCAGCTCCCCGATACGAAAGTCGATTGCTGGGGAGAATGCCAGCCGATGCGGTGATCTATGCAAGTCTTCCTAATGCCGGACAGGCGCTGGAAGACGCGAACAGAATCTTCCAGGACCAGATCGAGCAGAGCGCGGCGCTTCGTGAGTGGTTTACTCACGGCGATGCGCACGCGGCGGCGAAGATGAACGAAACCATCGCGAAGATTCGGGCCTTGAGCGACTATCTGGGGAACGAAGTGGTGGTGGTCGGTTTCGGTGGGCCGGAATCGGGTATGGCAATCGTGGCTGAAGTGGAGCGCCCGGGCTTGCGTGAATTCCTGCAATCACAGTTCAAAAGCTCCGACGGCCAACCTGACATGCTTGTGATCGACGAGGCGCAGCTTGGGACGGTACCTGCGGGCTATCGAGGACTGATTGCATTGATCCGGCAGAACGAGGTTGTGTTCTCCGGCAATCACGGCAATGCCCTGGCGAAAGTGAATGCGCAGTTGAATTCAAGTGCAGCGGGACTGGACAAGACCGCATTCGGGCAACGGTTACTGGAAGCTTACAACCGTGGCGCGGGGTTCGTATTCGCAGCCGACCTGAAGACGCTGATCGCCGAGAAGAAAGCCCGGCACGTGAAGCAGGGGCGGCCACAGGTGGCGATGGCGAGAACCGGGCTCGAAAATATGCGTTACCTGGTGCTTGAACACCGCGAACTGAACCAAGTTCCCGAGAACCGTATGGTGCTGGACTTTGCAGGCCAGCGTTATGGAGTTCCTTCGTGGCTCGCAGCGCCGGCACCGATGGGGTCACTTGAGTTCGTCTCGCGGAATGCTTCGGTCGCGATCGCATTGCTGGCGAAAGATCCGCAAGCGATTATGACGGATATCTTCAGCATGGGTGGCAATCCGGCGAAACAGCAGGCGCACCTCGCTGAGGCGGAGTCCAAACTCAGGCTGCGTATTCGGGAAGACCTGGCCGCACACTTCGGCGGTGATATTGTGTTCGCGCTGGATGGGCCGGTGCTTCCGATGCCATCCTGGAAGCTGGTTATCGAAGTTCATGATGCCGCCAGACTGCAGGCTTCGCTGGAAACGCTGGTGGGTAGCTTCAACCAGGAGGCACAACAGCATGGGAAGCCGGGGCTGGACCTGAAGGCTGAAGATGTGAACGGCCAAAGGTACTACACTCTGCAGCCGAGGAGCACGAAAGCCAAGCCCTTCTACTACACCTACAGTGCTGGATACATGATTGCGGGTCCGGATCGCGCGACCGTGATGAATACCCTGCGAGTTCGTGCAACCGGGGATTCTTTGGCGAGATCAGGCGAGTTCAAGGCGCTGTTGCCGAAGGACGAAAACGCCAACTATTCCGTGATTGCGTACCAGAACCTGGCTCCGATTTTGCAGCCGCTGACGTCGGTGGTTAACGGCCAGCAAGCTAAGGTGTTACAGGAATTGGCAGCCGATTCACGGCCGAGCGTAATCTGCGGATGGGGAAGAGAGAATCAGATCGAGGCCATTACGAACAGCCGGTTCATCGGCTTTGACTGGCTGGCTCTCACTTCCTTGTTTTCCAAAGGAACAACTAACAGGCAAACTCCGTAA
- a CDS encoding ABC transporter ATP-binding protein, translating to MNDRIVFEDVSKFYGEVLGVNRVSISLPPGITSLVGPNGSGKTTLMNLMTGLIRPTRGSLTVMGLTPSDAYEFFRMVGYCTQFDSFPRGVTGWEFVFDSLRLHGMTAKQASDLTAEALTRVDLGQASHRLVAGYSKGMRQKVRLAQAIAHHPTVLVLDEPLNGLDPMARAESLALFQELGRKGMHVIISSHVLEEVDRISDRVVLMTGGYVIAEGNIHQVRQEVRDKPMQILVRCQKPELLAARVFELDHCVEARLHADGAGVFLRTQDVDQFYTLLNKVVTDGLVQIEAISPADDDANAIYQYLIGSDGGTV from the coding sequence ATGAACGATCGAATCGTGTTTGAGGACGTGTCGAAGTTTTACGGCGAAGTCCTTGGCGTGAATCGCGTTTCCATTTCGCTTCCGCCCGGCATCACGAGCCTTGTGGGACCGAACGGGTCTGGCAAGACGACACTGATGAACCTGATGACGGGGCTGATTCGTCCGACGCGTGGATCGTTGACGGTGATGGGGCTGACGCCTTCCGATGCCTATGAATTCTTCCGGATGGTCGGCTACTGCACGCAGTTCGATTCGTTTCCCCGTGGCGTGACGGGATGGGAGTTTGTATTCGACAGCTTGCGGTTGCATGGGATGACTGCAAAGCAGGCGTCAGATCTAACAGCGGAAGCGTTGACACGGGTTGATCTAGGGCAAGCCTCCCACCGACTGGTGGCGGGTTACAGCAAAGGAATGCGACAGAAGGTCAGGCTGGCACAGGCGATTGCGCATCATCCAACGGTGTTGGTGTTGGATGAGCCGCTGAATGGGCTGGATCCCATGGCGCGAGCAGAATCACTTGCTTTGTTCCAGGAACTCGGTAGGAAGGGAATGCACGTGATCATTTCCAGCCACGTGCTAGAGGAAGTGGATCGAATCTCGGATCGCGTTGTGCTGATGACCGGCGGATACGTGATTGCGGAAGGGAACATCCATCAGGTGAGGCAGGAGGTTCGCGACAAGCCTATGCAGATTCTGGTGCGGTGCCAAAAACCGGAACTGCTGGCGGCGCGAGTGTTCGAACTTGACCATTGCGTGGAAGCCCGATTGCACGCGGATGGCGCGGGAGTGTTTCTCCGGACGCAGGATGTGGATCAGTTCTACACGTTATTGAATAAGGTAGTGACGGACGGGTTGGTGCAGATCGAAGCGATTTCGCCGGCAGACGACGATGCGAATGCAATCTACCAGTACCTGATTGGGTCGGACGGAGGGACGGTGTAA